GGCCAGCGGATGCGATGGCGCATGGCCTGCTCGACCGGTTCGCCATTGACCACCGCCTGGAAGGCCTGGCGGGTACGGGCGCGGTCTTCTTCCGGCAGCAGGTCGAGGTAGTCGATGTCGGCGGGCAGCGGGCGCTGCGGGTCGAAGCCGAACAGGGCCTGGGTGCCGCGCGACCAGCTGACCCGGCCGCTCTCGATATCCCACAACCAGGCACCCAGACGCGCGCCATTGAGGGCGGCCAGCAGTTGCGGCGCGTTCTGCCAGGCCTGTTCCGACTCCTGGGGATCGGCGGCGGGGATGCGTGGCAGGCGCGGAAAGCGGTTTGCTGATTTGGGCATCGGTACCAGACCTTTGGCGAAAAACGCGTCCTTGTGGATGTAACGCCGTGCAGACGGCCGGTCAGGTGGACCCGGCATGGCTGTCGAGCAGGGCCATGAAGGCCCTGGCCGCGTTCGACAGCGTGCGTTCGGTATGCAGTATGTAGCCTAGCTGGCGTGACAGCTGTATGCCGGGCAGGGCGATGGGCGCGACCTGCTCATCGAGCATAGTACGTGGTAGCACACTCCACGCCAGTCCGATGGACACCATCATCTTGATGGTTTCCAGGTAGTTGGTGCTCATGGCGATGTTTGGCGTCAGGCCCTGGCTTTCGAACAGGCGCTGGACAATATGGTGGGTGAAGGTGTTGCCGCCGGGGAATACCGCCGGATGACGGGCGACATCGGCCAGGTCGACCTGGCCGTTGCTGGCCAGCGGGTGTTCCGGCGCGGCCACGAAATCCAGCGCGTCGTCCCAGACCGGGACGGCGCGCACCAGGTGATGAGGCTCCGGGGCCAGGGTGATCACGGCGATTTCCGCACGGCCATGGAGAATTTCATCGTAGGCCGCCTCTGAATCGAGGAACTGGATGTCCAGCGCCACCGCCGGGTACTGGCGGGTGAAGGCGCGTAGCAGCGGCGGCAGGCGGTGCAGGCCGATATGGTGGCTGGTGGCCAGGGTGAGACGACCGGTCACCTCGCCGGTCAGGTTGGTCAGGGCACGGCGGGTGTCATCCAGTACATTGAGGATCTGGTAGGCGCGTGGCAGCAGGGCGCGGCCGGCCTCGGTCAGGGTGACTTCGCGGCCCAGGCGGTCGAACAGGCGCACGTCCAGTTGCTGCTCGAGCCCGGCGATGCGTTTGCTGATGGCCGGCTGGGTCAGGTGCAGGCGTTCACCGGCTCCGGAAAAGCTGCCGGTTTCGGCGATGGCGATGAATGCACTGAGGTTGGCGAGGTCCATCTTTCGAATTCCTGATGGTTATGCAAAGCATGAAAATTATGAATTTGAGTTATTCAATCTATCGCCATAGGATCGTCCGTACAAGCCAAGGGGTCTTTGGCATAGAAAGACGCTGATGAGGAACAGTCTGATGGCTGGCAAAACGCTCTACGACAAACTCTGGGACGCCCATGAGGTCAAGCGCCGCGATGACGGCTCGTCCTTGATCTACATCGATCGCCACATCATCCACGAAGTGACGTCGCCCCAGGCCTTCGAGGGCCTGCGCCTGGCCAGCCGCAAGCCATGGCGCATCGACGCCAACATCGCCACCCCCGACCACAACGTGCCGACCACGCCGGAGCGCAAGGGCGGCATCGAGGCCATCGTCGACCAGGTGTCGCGCCTGCAGGTGCAGACCCTCGATGAGAACTGTGACGAATATGGCATCGTCGAATTCAAGATGAATGACGAGCGCCAGGGCATCGTCCATGTCATCAGCCCCGAGCAGGGCGCCACCTTGCCGGGCATGACCGTGGTCTGCGGCGACTCGCACACCTCCACCCACGGCGCATTCGGCGCCCTGGCCCATGGCATCGGCACCTCCGAGGTCGAGCACGTGCTCGCCACCCAGTGCCTGGTGGCCAAGAAAATGAAGAACATGCTGGTGCGCGTCGAGGGCGAACTGCCCGCCGGCGTCACCGCCAAGGATATCGTCCTTGCCGTGATCGGCAAGATCGGCACCGCGGGTGGCAACGGCCACGCCATGGAGTTCGCCGGCAGCGCCATCCGCGAATTGTCGATGGAAGGCCGCATGACCATCTGCAACATGTCCATCGAGGCGGGCGCCCGTGTGGGCCTGGTGGCGGTCGATGACACTACCGTGAACTACGTCGAAGGCCGTCCCTACGCGCCGAAGGGCGAGCAGTGGACGCAGGCCGTCGCCAGCTGGAAGGGGCTGGTGTCCGATACGGACGCGGTGTTCGACACCGTGGTCGAACTGGACGCCGCGCAGATCAAGCCGCAGGTCAGCTGGGGCACTTCGCCGGAGATGGTCCTGGCCGTCGACCAGCGCGTGCCGGACCCGGCCGCCGAGCCCGACCTGATCAAGCGTGGCTCGATCGAGCGCGCCCTCAAGTACATGGGCTTGAGCGCCAACCAGGCGATCACCGACATCAAGCTCGACCGCGTGTTCATCGGCTCGTGCACCAACTCGCGCATCGAAGACTTGCGTGCCGCCGCCGAGATCGCCAAGGGCCGCAAGGTCGCCGCCAACGTCAAGCAGGCGCTGGTGGTGCCGGGCTCGGGCCTGGTCAAGGCCCAGGCCGAGCGCGAAGGGCTGGACAAGATCTTCCTCGAAGCAGGTTTCGAATGGCGTGAGCCGGGCTGCTCGATGTGCCTGGCGATG
This genomic stretch from Pseudomonas entomophila harbors:
- a CDS encoding LysR family transcriptional regulator — protein: MDLANLSAFIAIAETGSFSGAGERLHLTQPAISKRIAGLEQQLDVRLFDRLGREVTLTEAGRALLPRAYQILNVLDDTRRALTNLTGEVTGRLTLATSHHIGLHRLPPLLRAFTRQYPAVALDIQFLDSEAAYDEILHGRAEIAVITLAPEPHHLVRAVPVWDDALDFVAAPEHPLASNGQVDLADVARHPAVFPGGNTFTHHIVQRLFESQGLTPNIAMSTNYLETIKMMVSIGLAWSVLPRTMLDEQVAPIALPGIQLSRQLGYILHTERTLSNAARAFMALLDSHAGST
- the leuC gene encoding 3-isopropylmalate dehydratase large subunit, encoding MAGKTLYDKLWDAHEVKRRDDGSSLIYIDRHIIHEVTSPQAFEGLRLASRKPWRIDANIATPDHNVPTTPERKGGIEAIVDQVSRLQVQTLDENCDEYGIVEFKMNDERQGIVHVISPEQGATLPGMTVVCGDSHTSTHGAFGALAHGIGTSEVEHVLATQCLVAKKMKNMLVRVEGELPAGVTAKDIVLAVIGKIGTAGGNGHAMEFAGSAIRELSMEGRMTICNMSIEAGARVGLVAVDDTTVNYVEGRPYAPKGEQWTQAVASWKGLVSDTDAVFDTVVELDAAQIKPQVSWGTSPEMVLAVDQRVPDPAAEPDLIKRGSIERALKYMGLSANQAITDIKLDRVFIGSCTNSRIEDLRAAAEIAKGRKVAANVKQALVVPGSGLVKAQAEREGLDKIFLEAGFEWREPGCSMCLAMNPDRLESGEHCASTSNRNFEGRQGAGGRTHLVSPAMAAAAAVTGHFIDVRELIQGSAA